The DNA sequence ATGCATGAGTGTGAGCATAGAACTTGGGTTTAAACATAAGTGTGATATTGAGTGTGAGTAGAGGTAAATTGTTTAAGAAGCTGACGAAGCTGgctgaaaaaagaatatttagtatccaataaccaaatttttttcattgttactaatatataaaaaaaattagtaaacataaaaatttacccccctgttgagttttttattagttgccTATCTTTTGTTCATATATGTCAACTTTAACCTCCTATAACCTATGTGTCAACTTTAACCTCTGATTAGAATGGtggaaaatatgtaaaaatgatTGTATTTCTAGGTTGTTGACCGTGAGATCCCTCATTCAAAAGAAGAAGCTGATAGAAACACTTTAATCAAGGACACGATTAGAGAAACATGTATTAATGACCTAGTGAATTCCTGGTACCAAATTTGTGTAAGTTAAGAATAAAGCAcaaaaactatttattatattatttaatcattttaactattcaatattttaattgttgtttaattatttaactttaagTCAGTCACCATTTTTGGGGGGAAATATTCAGATTCTAGTAAATACTATAAGAAACATTTTATTAAGGTGCAATGACTATTTGCAGTTCCTTAAACAGGATATCGTGACTTAGCTTGTTAATGTACTTATGGTAGTGatgatatttattattataatgatccttcatttgtttgttttgtgttgtttttttttttacaaagtaataaaaagcaaaattactttacttttcaaaataaccACACGAATCTtagactacactgcctttccatccacaattgaatctaaaaaaaatgtttttaaagacCTAAATACTTGAACTAACTAATTAATTAGTAGTTCTAATAAgtaatttaactaattaaatacaaaaaattaaagagttAAGATTGTAAGTTGAAGTTTTCACGTTAGTTTGTACTCAAGCCTACTTGAATAAAAAGCTGCTCTTTTTGCAGGTTTTATACGAAATGTCCGATTCCAAGCTGGTTAGTGAATGCTTAGACGTTATTGGTGCGTACATATCGTGGATAGACATCTCGCTAATTGCTAATGAACGTTTTGTTACCTTATTTATTAGATTTATGAAGGATCAGCACTTGCGTGAGCCAGATTGTGATTGCCTCTGTGAGGTTGTAGCTAAAGGAATGGACTCGAGTGCTAAAGTCAAGCTTATAGAATCTCTTTATAGTTTACTCCATGGAGCTGGAGTATTCGTAATTGACAATGAGGAGGATTCTGATTATTTATGCAAATTAGGGAAATTAATTAATACTATGGGTGTTCAATTGGCAGTGTCTTGGACTAGGTAAgcggttttttgttgtttttcttttctttcttttttttccttttcttttttctttttttctcaatttgacTGCTCTTAGCAGCAAAGATACTTCTGGATTGcatttcaaaacattaaaaatttaaactttcagttataaatatGTAGATTTTTGTgtatcttcttttattttcttctcttgtGAAGAAGCTTCTAGCTTATGTTTACTAACGTTTAAAAGTATATTTGTCATGGAATAAATTTTCATGTCATTAAAATTGTCTTATTTAACATCTGACTGGTTTTTCAAActattctttgtattttttgaattgCTAATATATAAGTTGGGAATGACTACAAGTCATTCTCATGACTTGTAGTCTTTGTTATTTTCTCTAACAAAGAAATATTGGTTATGTCTTTAAAACTGTAAATTACTATGCTTAAAAGTGTATAaatcaaaaagtacaaaatatcTACTCGTTAAGTAAACATTTTACAAATGGTGTACACATATATTGCAGAAAAATGATGGAATAAATTTCAATCTGTATAATCGAAGGGCCTGAAGTGGGGCCCTTTAGCTCCCTTTGAACTTAAACTTCCATATCCTTAGTATTGCTAGCGTAGACAGATTGCATTTGTTTTTCTATTCAAGATCTTTCACGTCTGTGTAGGGATCGatcttaaataattaatttttgatgtttaaaaaTCATAGACGGTACCGTGTATtataaaagatctaaagccaaactggctagtcatgacaaaaacaaagaaatcaaTGTAAAGTCGACACATATGTCTATGGCCAGTAAATGAAAGCGAGAGAAACAGCAAAAATCCAACgaatatttcgtttttttttctttttcttttttttttttttttttttttttttttattgcggtGAAGAAACCTTCTTATATACACGCGAAATACCTTGTTATATATGGGCGAAATATTCGTtggatttttgttgtttctttttgctttcatttacCGGTAATAGACCCGTTTGTTGTCTTTGAATTCATTTAATTGTTTACATCAGATAATTATTGTAAataagagtgatcgtatcgcgCCTCGTACCCCCGAAAGACGAAATTACCCTTTGTGCTTATTTAGAAACAAAATGTCATGTGTAGTTATTCCTTTTTAACTCGTTTTTCTGAACTCCCCAGCTTGTATTTTTGCACTTCGCCAGATAAATTTGGGAGTCATTTTTCAATCACTCCCGAGTGTTCAGTTACTTCTAATATTCATCAACATACTAAGTTCTGATAACTGTACTATAATACAAAATCAAGCCTCTCCCTTCTTGGATACTCCCCCTACtactcctttattttttttttaaattgtctgcTGAATAAAATTAGGGGTCATGAAGATTGAAAGTCTTGAGCATAAGTTGGAGAAGTTTCATGATGTGGCAATACGAGTTAAGGATTTGGATAAAGTGTCCGTCTGGTACTGAACTGTAATTGCTTTGCATTATGGCGCATGAATTACAATAATGATTAGTATGTTGCTTGcttatatgttaaaaaaattgtcttggagaacttttttttgtcttaaagaagatttaaaagttgaaaataattaataaaagaaaaaattgaaaagccgTTTTCAAACTGGACTAAAAAGtagataataatttttcttaacaTTCTATGGAACATTAGCAAAAATGAGGGGTGCAAAACGAATTGGGCTTTATATAACTTGATCTTTTTAGCTCGTTTTCAACTCATTAACTTTTTACATTCATATATTTACAGCTTAGAATAATTTGCTATGTATGTTATGCAAAGCCTAATCCATTCTGCACCCctctttttcacttatattcacTTTCTtggggcaaaaaaaaatctatctttcaaatCCATTTTGAAAACGAGTTAAAAAGAAACGTCCAAGTTTATTATTCAGTATAGCATTTAAAAGTTTAATGCTGCTGAAATTTCCAGAAATTCCTTGTTCTCATATCAGTTCTTAGTTACCGCTTGTATCGGTTACCGCTTGTATCAGTATGCTGGTAGTAGTCAGTTAATGTTTATCAGTCTTACATGTAATACATTTACATCAAAGATGTTTTTCCTTCAAAGGCATTCCTTTCAAATGAATAGAACATAATTAAGCATCACTGGTTTGCCTTGTATCGCCTCTGATTCTAAATCACATATCTAGCACGTAAATACTATGTTTtatatcttaattaaaataaataaaaacaagtttttcttaataaaagtaaagagcaaaaatgtGTCTTCGAcagggtaaaaaaaagataattgacATTATAATGAATAGTCAACTAAAGgttaaaagaaacaacaacagtTATTATAAGAGTTGAAATAGTGTAAGagataaaacaattaaaagaaacggATATT is a window from the Artemia franciscana chromosome 17, ASM3288406v1, whole genome shotgun sequence genome containing:
- the LOC136037881 gene encoding exportin-T-like, with the translated sequence MNQNILKLLETPLVPDAQAKVLSYFEEVKGSDTGWQLAITELTRTADNLSDHTKFFWWQIVENFVKTRYTQMDSASLLMRNFLFQWLHNMSISAKEESSFLRNKAAQVFSLVFIVDFPRRWQSFLVDFLQTLKLGPKAVDFYLRVLKAIDSEVVDREIPHSKEEADRNTLIKDTIRETCINDLVNSWYQICVLYEMSDSKLVSECLDVIGAYISWIDISLIANERFVTLFIRFMKDQHLREPDCDCLCEVVAKGMDSSAKVKLIESLYSLLHGAGVFVIDNEEDSDYLCKLGKLINTMGVQLAVSWTR